The proteins below come from a single Demetria terragena DSM 11295 genomic window:
- the secG gene encoding preprotein translocase subunit SecG, producing the protein MDVARIALQVLLVISSLFLVLLILMHKGKGGGLSDMFGGGASSSLGSSSMAERNLNRFTIGISLMWGATILGLGLLDRFVA; encoded by the coding sequence GTGGACGTAGCCCGTATCGCACTTCAGGTCCTGCTGGTGATCAGCAGCCTGTTTTTGGTGTTGCTCATTCTCATGCACAAGGGCAAGGGAGGTGGCCTCTCCGACATGTTCGGTGGTGGTGCCTCCAGCAGCCTGGGCAGTTCGTCGATGGCGGAGCGCAACCTCAACCGGTTCACCATCGGAATAAGCCTCATGTGGGGCGCCACGATCCTGGGTCTTGGCTTGCTTGACCGTTTCGTCGCCTAA
- a CDS encoding glucose-6-phosphate dehydrogenase assembly protein OpcA: protein MIVDLPDTSSRDISKRLVGLRHEMGAVTLGRVLTLIVEVDEKTADQALEVASEATRQSPSRILVIVRGSARRADRLDAQIRIGGDAGASEIVVMRLFGRLADQGRNVLTPLLLPDSPIVAWWPGEAPDDVARSPVGAMAQRRVTDTAKMRYPRRAIAQRSKAYSPGDTDLAWTRLTRWRGLLAAALDQAPFEPVTEAVVTGASDSASTDLLAAWLANRLRCPVRRAKTSAGEGVRSVRLCRTSGPVDLVRISAKVATLSQPGQPVRRMTLGRPSDVEVLGEEIRRLDSDEVYEQTLLKGLSTLPTQTPTMAQAVAAGHAPDVEAARKAGDAVRRASSGLSANAMVDAPTHDATKDEVKKAAERQLDARRDDNTGQTR, encoded by the coding sequence CACCTCATCGCGGGACATCTCCAAACGTCTGGTCGGTTTGCGCCACGAGATGGGTGCCGTCACCCTCGGACGGGTTCTCACGCTGATCGTCGAAGTTGACGAGAAGACTGCTGACCAGGCGCTGGAGGTGGCCAGTGAAGCAACCCGCCAGTCTCCGAGTCGCATCTTGGTCATCGTGCGCGGTTCCGCACGTCGAGCCGACCGCCTCGACGCCCAGATTCGGATCGGCGGTGACGCAGGCGCAAGCGAGATCGTCGTGATGCGCCTGTTTGGTCGGCTCGCTGATCAAGGACGCAATGTCCTCACCCCGCTGTTGCTGCCCGACTCCCCCATTGTCGCGTGGTGGCCGGGCGAGGCACCCGACGACGTGGCACGGTCACCGGTCGGCGCCATGGCCCAGCGTCGGGTCACCGATACGGCCAAGATGCGTTACCCACGGCGTGCTATCGCGCAGCGGTCCAAGGCCTACTCACCGGGCGATACCGACTTGGCGTGGACCCGGTTGACCCGCTGGCGGGGGCTGCTCGCCGCGGCCCTCGATCAGGCACCCTTCGAACCTGTCACCGAGGCTGTCGTGACGGGCGCGTCCGACTCGGCAAGCACCGATCTGCTCGCGGCATGGCTGGCGAATCGTCTTCGTTGTCCGGTGCGACGGGCGAAAACCTCTGCAGGTGAAGGGGTTCGGAGTGTGCGCCTGTGTCGTACTAGCGGGCCCGTCGACCTAGTACGCATCTCGGCAAAAGTCGCGACCCTCAGTCAGCCGGGGCAGCCTGTTCGGCGCATGACCCTGGGCCGGCCGTCCGATGTCGAGGTCCTCGGTGAGGAGATTCGCCGACTCGACTCAGACGAGGTCTACGAGCAAACGTTGCTCAAAGGCCTGTCGACGCTGCCGACTCAGACGCCGACGATGGCCCAAGCGGTCGCCGCTGGTCATGCCCCCGACGTGGAGGCCGCACGCAAAGCGGGCGACGCCGTACGCCGTGCCTCATCAGGGTTGTCGGCGAATGCCATGGTCGACGCCCCGACTCACGATGCCACGAAGGACGAGGTTAAGAAGGCCGCCGAACGTCAACTCGATGCACGACGAGACGACAACACGGGGCAGACACGATGA
- the tpiA gene encoding triose-phosphate isomerase, producing the protein MADRTPLMAGNWKMNLDHVQATHLVQKLDWTLRDGRHDFAAVEVAVVPPFTDLRTVQTMIDGDRLKVVLGAQDVSAHDSGAYTGEISGAFLAKLGCTYVVVGHSERREHHGETDEAVNAKVAAAYRHGLTPILCVGEPLEVRQAGDQVTHVLTQTDAALAEITAEQAASIVIAYEPVWAIGTGEVATPDDAQEVCAAIRGRLAELYDADLAAGVRVLYGGSVKAANVAGIMEKPDVDGALVGGASIDPAEFSSICRYRSHHGGDAAS; encoded by the coding sequence ATGGCTGACCGTACCCCGCTGATGGCGGGCAACTGGAAGATGAACCTCGACCACGTCCAGGCGACCCATCTGGTGCAAAAGCTTGACTGGACGCTGCGCGATGGGCGGCACGATTTCGCGGCCGTCGAGGTTGCCGTGGTGCCGCCGTTCACCGATCTGCGCACCGTCCAGACGATGATCGACGGGGACCGGCTCAAGGTGGTCCTGGGTGCGCAGGATGTGTCGGCACATGACAGCGGCGCCTACACCGGTGAGATTTCGGGCGCGTTCCTGGCCAAGCTCGGTTGCACCTACGTCGTCGTCGGGCACAGCGAGCGACGGGAACACCACGGTGAGACCGATGAGGCCGTGAATGCCAAGGTCGCCGCGGCCTACCGGCACGGCCTTACGCCCATCCTGTGTGTGGGTGAGCCTCTTGAGGTCCGCCAGGCTGGTGACCAGGTGACTCACGTGCTGACCCAGACTGACGCGGCCCTCGCAGAGATCACCGCCGAGCAGGCCGCCTCAATCGTGATCGCCTACGAGCCCGTGTGGGCGATCGGTACGGGCGAAGTCGCCACACCGGATGACGCACAGGAAGTTTGTGCGGCGATTCGTGGACGCCTCGCGGAGCTTTATGACGCCGACCTTGCGGCAGGGGTTCGGGTGCTTTACGGCGGCAGCGTGAAGGCAGCGAACGTTGCGGGGATCATGGAAAAGCCGGATGTCGACGGGGCACTCGTGGGCGGTGCATCCATTGATCCGGCGGAGTTTTCGTCGATCTGTCGTTATCGCAGCCACCACGGCGGCGACGCAGCATCCTGA
- a CDS encoding RNA polymerase-binding protein RbpA, which yields MAAGHAIKGSRVGAGPMGEAERGDAVPRVVVSYWCANGHQTRPSFAQEPSLAIPEHWDCPRCGFPAGQDEQNPPAPTRAEPYKTHLAYVKERRSDEEGDVILDEALSSLRGRGLIQ from the coding sequence ATGGCTGCTGGACATGCGATTAAAGGAAGTCGTGTTGGCGCCGGACCGATGGGGGAGGCCGAGCGCGGCGACGCTGTGCCACGAGTCGTCGTCTCGTACTGGTGCGCTAACGGTCACCAGACCCGCCCGAGTTTCGCTCAGGAACCAAGCCTTGCCATCCCTGAGCACTGGGACTGCCCGCGATGCGGGTTCCCGGCGGGGCAGGACGAGCAGAACCCGCCTGCCCCGACCCGCGCAGAGCCTTACAAGACCCACCTTGCCTATGTGAAAGAGCGCCGCTCCGACGAGGAAGGTGACGTCATTCTTGATGAAGCGCTCTCCTCGCTGCGCGGACGCGGCCTGATTCAGTAG
- the pgl gene encoding 6-phosphogluconolactonase, with amino-acid sequence MTSLPAPEVVQNADAAGVADSGAARLITSLGEAQRAGREPHIALTGGSMGSAIIAAVLRRPERDQVDWSRVSVWWGDERYLPAGDPERNDTQNDRAGLLELGLDPDRVHRVPGPGETESVEEAAAVYGASLRSHGAGAFEVAMFGVGPDGHIASLFPHHPAQRIDGEIAVPVHDSPKPPPLRVSLTFEAINRSRQVWFMVAGEAKAAAVSAALAPDTERWDIPAVGARGTEATVWLVDHTALNAKT; translated from the coding sequence ATGACGTCGCTACCCGCGCCCGAGGTCGTGCAGAACGCCGATGCAGCCGGGGTCGCTGACTCCGGCGCGGCGCGTCTCATCACGAGTCTCGGTGAGGCGCAACGAGCCGGACGTGAACCGCATATCGCACTGACGGGCGGGTCGATGGGGTCGGCCATCATTGCGGCCGTGTTGCGCCGTCCCGAACGCGATCAGGTCGATTGGTCGCGGGTTTCGGTGTGGTGGGGCGACGAGCGCTACCTCCCAGCGGGTGACCCCGAGCGCAACGACACGCAGAACGATCGCGCTGGCCTCCTCGAACTCGGGTTGGATCCCGATCGGGTTCATCGGGTTCCCGGCCCAGGTGAGACCGAGTCGGTGGAGGAAGCCGCCGCTGTCTACGGCGCGTCGCTGCGCTCGCACGGCGCTGGCGCCTTCGAGGTTGCGATGTTCGGCGTAGGCCCCGACGGTCACATTGCTTCGCTTTTTCCGCACCACCCAGCGCAGCGAATTGACGGTGAGATCGCGGTGCCGGTGCACGACTCCCCCAAACCGCCACCGCTGCGGGTGTCGCTCACCTTCGAGGCCATCAATCGGTCGCGTCAGGTGTGGTTCATGGTGGCTGGCGAGGCTAAGGCGGCCGCCGTCTCGGCCGCGCTCGCCCCGGACACCGAACGTTGGGACATCCCTGCCGTCGGCGCCCGCGGTACCGAGGCCACGGTGTGGTTAGTCGACCACACCGCGTTGAACGCGAAGACGTAG
- a CDS encoding phosphoglycerate kinase, with amino-acid sequence MRTIDDLGDVRGQRVLVRSDLNVPMDGTRITDDGRVRASVPTLRRLLDAGARVIVAAHLGRPKGEPDAQYTLEPVAQRLGDLLGQPVAFATDTVGDSARSTVGGLADGEIAVLENLRFNAGETAKEDQVRDAFAEQLAAFADVFVSDGFGVVHRKQASVFDIADRLPHAAGGLVQAEVEVMARLDTPERPYAVVLGGAKVSDKLGVIANLLKTADQLLIGGGMVFTFLAAQGHEVGNSLLEADQIDTVKGYLAEAKERGVEIVLPTDIVAASAFSADAEHDVVAAQEIPADRMGLDIGPESAKVFADLVRKARTVFWNGPMGAFEMAPFAAGTKAVAEALAEATSGGAVTVVGGGDSAAAVRDLGFADEDFTHISTGGGASLEYLEGKTLPGLTVLEA; translated from the coding sequence CTGCGCACCATCGACGACCTTGGTGATGTTCGTGGTCAACGTGTGCTGGTGCGCAGCGACCTCAACGTCCCGATGGACGGCACCCGCATTACCGACGACGGCCGCGTACGCGCTTCAGTCCCGACGCTGCGGCGTCTTCTCGACGCTGGTGCCCGAGTCATCGTCGCCGCGCATCTTGGCCGACCCAAGGGAGAGCCCGACGCGCAGTACACCTTGGAGCCCGTCGCGCAGCGCTTGGGTGACCTGCTCGGGCAGCCGGTGGCCTTTGCCACCGACACGGTCGGTGACTCGGCGCGCTCCACCGTCGGTGGGCTTGCCGACGGCGAGATCGCGGTTCTAGAGAACCTTCGGTTCAACGCCGGGGAGACCGCCAAAGAAGACCAAGTGCGGGACGCCTTCGCGGAACAGTTGGCCGCATTCGCCGATGTCTTCGTGAGTGATGGATTCGGTGTGGTTCATCGCAAGCAGGCGAGTGTGTTCGATATCGCCGACCGGCTCCCGCATGCCGCTGGCGGATTGGTGCAGGCGGAGGTCGAGGTGATGGCGCGGCTGGATACTCCAGAGCGCCCCTACGCCGTCGTCCTCGGTGGTGCCAAGGTCAGCGACAAACTCGGCGTCATCGCGAACCTGCTCAAGACGGCAGACCAATTGCTGATCGGCGGCGGCATGGTGTTCACTTTCCTGGCCGCTCAGGGCCACGAAGTGGGCAACAGCCTGCTGGAAGCCGATCAGATCGACACCGTCAAGGGTTATCTGGCCGAGGCGAAGGAGCGCGGAGTCGAGATCGTGTTGCCCACCGACATTGTGGCGGCGAGCGCATTCAGTGCTGACGCTGAGCATGATGTTGTGGCTGCGCAGGAGATCCCCGCTGACCGGATGGGTCTGGACATCGGACCCGAATCAGCGAAGGTCTTTGCTGATCTGGTTCGGAAGGCGCGGACGGTTTTCTGGAATGGCCCCATGGGTGCCTTCGAGATGGCTCCGTTCGCGGCCGGGACCAAGGCTGTTGCCGAGGCGTTGGCTGAGGCCACCTCTGGGGGAGCCGTCACGGTCGTCGGCGGTGGTGACTCGGCCGCGGCCGTCCGTGACCTTGGCTTTGCCGATGAGGACTTCACCCACATCAGTACCGGTGGTGGGGCAAGCCTTGAGTACCTCGAGGGCAAGACCCTCCCAGGTCTGACCGTTCTGGAGGCATGA